GTCCCGACGCCCTCGACGGAGTCCAGCAGGAGCGCGCCGCCCGCCGCGAGGACGATCGCGTGCGCGGTGGCCAGGCCGAGGCCGAGGTGCGGCCCCGCGTCCTTCGTCGTCACGAACGGGTCGAACGCCCGCTCGAGCAGGACGTCGGGGATGCCCCGGCCGTCGTCGCTCACGCGGATCAGCCCGAAGTCCTTGCCCTCGCCGTCGCGCACGCCGCGGGAGACCTCGACCGAGAGGTTGCCCCCGCCCACGGGCAGCGCCTCCACCGCGTTGCCGACCACCTCGCGCAGCGCGCGCAGGAGCTGGTCGGGGTCGCCGTGGACGAGCACCGGGTCCGGCGGGGTGGTGAAGACCGACAGGACGCGGGCCGGGACGTCGGCGACCGCGGCGGCCGCCAGGTCGCGCAGGTCGAGCTCGTCGAGCTGGACGTGCCCGCGACGGCTGAGGGACTCGAGCCGGCGCGTGAGGTCGCGGGTGCGTCCCACGCTGGCGATGATCTGCTCGGCGTCGTGACGGACGCCTGCCTGCCCGGCGTCGGCGGCGATGAGCTCCGCCGACCCGGCGATGACCGTCAGGTGCGTGTTGACCTCGTGGGCCACGCCGCCCGCGAGCCGCGCGAGCGCCTCGGTGCGCTGGAGGTCGGCCAGGCGGCTGTGCAGGCCCGCCAGCTGGTGCTCGGCGTCGCGCACGTCGGTGACGTCGACAGCCACCGTCCCGTAGCCGTCGGCCACCGGGAAGCGCGTCACCGCGTACGTGCGCATCTTGCCGTCGCTGCGGCGGTGGACCTCCTCGGCCGTCGACGTCTGCCCGTGCTGGACCATCGCGCGGCGGCGCTCGGCGACCGCCGGCGTCCGCGAGTGGGGCAGCAGCTCGTCGACGTGATGGCCCAGCGCCTCGGCCAGCGGGCGGCCCAGCGCCTCCGCGAACGCGGCGTTGGCCATGACGAGGTGGCCGTCGCGGTCGTAGAGGCTCATGAGGCCCGGCATGTGCTCGACGAAGGCCTGCACCTGGGCGCGGCCCTCGGCGGCGACGCGCAGCGCCAGGCGCAGCTCGACGTGCTCGCGCACGTGCCGGGCCAGCCGGGCGAGGTCCTCGAGCGCGCCGGGGACGAACGTGCGGCGCACGCGGTCCAGGACGCACAGGCTCCCGAGGCGCTCGCCGGCCGCGCCGAGGACGGGGACCGCGGCGACGGCGCGCAGGCCGGCGGCGACCTCGCGCAGGCCCGGCTCGTGCGCGGTGTCGGTGAGCGCCAGCGGCGCGTCGTGCACCTCGAGCGCCGCGCAGACCGCCAGGGCGGCGGCGCGCTCGTCGCGGTCGCGCTCGTCGCCGAGCACGCCCTCCACGTGCCAGCCGTGTGGAACGCCCGCGACGGCCACCAGCGCGATCGGGGCGTCGGCCAGCCGCGCGGCGAGCGTCGCGAGGTCGTCCAGCGCCGGCTCCGGGCTGCCCGCCGGGGCGAGCACGGCCGGCGATGCTGACGCGGCGTCAGGTGCCCGTGGTGCTCTGGCGTCCCGCCCCTTTGGCGGGTCGCCGACGTGCGTTCGCCCCATGACTCCAGTGTCGCCGTGGCCTGCAGGTTGATTCCCCTCTTTTCTGCGGAGCGTGCGCGGCACTCTGCGGTGCCCTGGCCCGTCCGCCCGCAGCCCACCGGGGAGCGGTTCCTGCACTTGGAGGGGGAAGCGGGGGCGCCGGTCCGCCGAAAGTAGGGCATGGCCATCTCCGAGGCGATCTCCGTGCGTCGTGCCACGGGCTGGGACGAGCCCGCCTTCGAGGACCTCCATCGCCGCCACGGGGCGGCCGTCCAGCGCCTCTGCCTGGCGCTGCTGCGCGACCCCGAGGAGGCCGCCGACGCGGCGCAGGAGACCTGGCTGCGCGCCCTCCAGCGGCTGCAGGCCGGCGGTGAGGTGCTCGCGATGCGCCCGTGGCTGCTCCAGGTCGCCCGCAACGCCTGCGCGGACCGGGCCGGCGCGCTCGGCGCCCGGCCCGTCGCCCTCGAGGACCCCGACCTCCTCGAGGCCACCGCGCTCGACCCCGAGGCGGCCCTCGTCGCCCGTGCCGACCTGCGCGACCTCGTCGCCGACCTGCGCACCCTCAGCGAGGCGCAGCGCACCGCCTTCGTCCTGCGCGAGCTGACCGGGCTGGAGTACGGCGCCGTCGCGCGCCGCCTCGACGTCCGCCTCGAGCAGGCCCAGTGGCTCGTGGCCGATGCCCGCAAGGCGCTGACCGAGCGCCGCGCCGGACGCGCCATGCCCTGCGGCGAGGTCCGTCGCCAGCTCGGCGCCCTGCGCCGGCGCGACCGCCGCGTGCGCGCGCACCTCGACGCGTGCACGCCCTGCCTGGGCTTCGACCGCAGCCGCCGCGCCCGCGCGCTGCACACCCGCTGCGTCACCCCGGTCCTCGGCCTCCTCGGGTGGGCGCGCGAGCTCGGCTCGCGCGGCGTGGCCGCCGCGTCGACGTCCCCGGACGTCCTCGCCGCCGGGTCGTCGGCCCGTCCCGTCGCCGCCGCCGTCGCCGCCCTCGCCCTCGCGGGCGGCGGCATGGCCGCCACGACCGACCGCGACGCGCCGCGCGACAGCACCCGCACCGCGCAGGTCGCGGAGGTGGCGCCCGCGCGCGCGGCGGCCGCGCCGACCATCCGCCTGCGCGCCACGGGCGCCGACGGCCCGCGGCGCCGTGCCCGCGCGACCGCCGCGGCGCGCCGTGCCGACGCTCGTGACGGCGACACGCCGCGCACCCGCGCGGTCGGCCGCGCGACGCCCACGCCGCCCGCCGACGACCGCCCGACGCGCCTGCCGCTCGACGGCCAGACGACCGCGGCCGTCGTGCCGGAGGTCCAGCCGCCGACGCCGCCCGCGGCCGAGACCCCCGCGTCCACGCCCGCCGGCGACACGCTGCGCACCGTGTCGAGCACGGTCGACACGGTCGTCCGGGGCACCCTCGGCGAGGCCGTCGTGCCGGTCGTCGCGCAGGTCGAGGCCCGCGTCGGCGAGGTCGTGGGCGGCGTGCGCCAGCTGCTCGACGCCCTCGACCGGCCCCAGGGCACCAGGTAGTCGGCGGGTGCGCCGGCCTGCTTGAGCAGGTCGGCTCGATCGTCCAAGCGGTCCCGGATCCGGGCCGGTGAGCGGTCTTGGAGGGCATGTCCCCTCGCAAGCCCTCCGCCCTCCTCACCGCCGTGCTCGCCTGCCTCGCGGGCACCCTCGTCTCCGCGCCGTCGGCCGCCGCCGACGGCCCCAAGGCCACGACCGCCGTCCCCGCCGCGACCGCGGTCCACGCCGAGTCGCAGGCCCGCGCGGACCTCGCGGCCGCGTCGCGCCTGGCCCGCCGCGCGCCCGCCCAGGCCAGCCGTCTGGTCCGTCGCGCCGAGCGCCGCCTGCGCCAGGCCCACAGCGCGGCCGTCACGCGCGCCGCGTCCGCGCCGCTCGCCGTCCAGGCCGACGCCGCGGTCGCCCTCTCCGCCGCCGCCGTCACGCAGGCCGAGGAGGCCGCGAGCCTCGCCGTCCGCGGCACGGGCGCCGTGCGTCGCAGCGCCACGGCCGCCCTGCGCGTCGCGCTCGCCGCCCAGACCGACGCGCTCGTCGCCGTCGCCGCCCGCGCCGAGCGCGAGGCCGACACCGTCGACGCGGCCGTCGTGCAGGCGGTCACGGTCCTGGCCGGCGACCAGGTGAGCGTCCTGCTCAGCGTCGAGGACGCCCTCGCCGCCCGCGTCGACCACCGCACCGCCGCGGTCCTGCGCGCCGCTCGCGATCGCGCCGGCGACCGCCGCGCCGCCGCGCGGCGCGCCGTCGACGGCCTGCGCCTCGCCGCGCCCGCCGCGCTGCACGACGCCGTGCAGGCGCTGGCCGACGGCGTGCGCGTCGGCAGCGACCGCCTCGAGGACCTGCGCTCCGACTCGCTGGACGTCCCGTTCGCGGTCGACGCCCGGATCGGTCGCGACGGCCGTGCGGCCCGGGAGGGCCGCCGGTAGCGCCACCCGGCACGGCGGCGGCGGGCCTTCCCCCCCCCGGGGCCCGCCGCCGCGCCGCCGTCTGCCCGCAGCACACGCCATGCCCCTCGCCCGCCCCTCCCTCCGCCCCGCCGCCGTCGTGGCGCTCGTCGCCGCGGTCCTCGCCTGCCTGCTGGCCGCCGCGCCGGCGCACGGCGACGTCCCCGACCGCGTCGAGACCGTCATCCAGGACGACGCGATCTTCCTCCACGAGTCCGAGGAGGGCATCCGCGCGGCCCTCCTCCAGGTCAAGGAGCTGGGCATCGACCGCGTCCGGCTCACCGCCGGCTGGTCGGTCATCGCCCCCCAGCCCGACGCCGCCGAGATGCCCGAGGGCTTCGACGCGACGGACCCGGCCGCCTACCCCCACGCCGCGTGGGACAACCTCGACCGCGCCGTGCGCCTCGTCCACGAAGCCGGCCTCGAGCCGATGGTCGACATCGCCTTCTGGGCCCCGCTGTGGGCGACGAAGGACCGCGCGCCGTCGCCGCGCAACCGCACCGAGGTCGACCCGCAGCGCTTCGCGGACTTCGCCCGCGCCGTCGCCCGGCGCTACAGCGGCACGTACGCCACGCCCGAGGCGCTGGCCGCCGTCGCCGCCAAGGCCGTCGACACCGGCAGCGTCGCGCTGGCCAAGCTCCTGGGCGGCCGGCGCGCCGCCGCCGCGACGCAGCCCGCGGGCGACCCCGAGGAGCTCCCGGCCGTCGACCTCTTCACGATCTGGAACGAGCCCAACCACCCCGGCTTCCTCCAGCCGCAGTGGGTGAAGCGCGGCGGCCGGTGGGAGCCGCGCTCGGCCGAGCTCTACCGGGACATGGTCTTCGCGGCCTACCCCGCCATCAAGGACGCCGCGCCGGCCGCGCAGGTCCTCATCGGCGGCACCGCGTCGATGGGCTCGAGCACGCCGGGCAGGAGCGGCGTGCCGCCGCTGCGCTTCCTGCGCGCGCTGGCCTGCGTCGACGAGCAGCTCAAGCCGGTGCGCACCGGCTCGTGCGCCGGCTTCCGCACGATCCCGGGCGACGGCTGGGCCCACCACCCGTACTCGCTGCGCACCCGCCCGGACGTCGATGCCGCCGACCAGGACAAGCTCCCGGTCGCGGCCACGAGCCGCCTGGCCCGGACGCTGCGCACCCTCGTCGCCCGCGGGCGCCTGGCCCCCGGCAACGCCGCGCTCTACCAGACCGAGTACGGCTACGAGACGCGCGAGCCCGACCCGCGGGCGGTCTTCTCCGCGGCCGAGCAGGCGAGCCTCCTGGCGCTCGCCGAGCGCCTGGGCACCGCCGACGGCGCCGTGCGGATGTGGCCGCAGTTCCTGCTGAAGGACCGCCCGGGGGACCTGCCCGGCGCGAACAACCGGCCGTTCGGCGACTGGCAGACCGGCCTGCTGCTGGCCGACGGCACCCCCAAGCCCGCGTTCTCGGCCTTCAAGGTCCCGGCGGCGGCGCGCTGCGTCGGCCGCGGAGCGCGCCGCGAGGTCGAGGTCTGGGGCCGCGTGCGCGGCGTCGAGGCGGCGCCGCAGGCGCGCGTCGAGCTGCTCTCCGGCAAGCGCTGGAAGGCGGTCGGCCGGGCGGCGAGCACGCCGCGCGAGGTCCGCAGCGACGAGACCGTCAAGCGCCTGCGGATGGGTCCCGGCCGCGTGCGCCTGCGCTGGGACAGCGGCCCGACCGCCGTGGTCCGGGTGCCCGACTGCGGTGGGAAGGGCACGGGCCGCGGATGATCCCGGCGACCGGCGGCGCCCCCTCCGAAAAGACGGGGCGCGCCGGGGATCGACGGGGAGGGGAAGGCGGGCGTCTGATGCTGCTCGCGCCCCGGGCGACCGACGATGCTCACCCCATGGGCATGACCCTCCTCCGCGACGCGCGTCGCGCTCCTCGCCTCGGCGAGGCGCGCGCGACGCACGCCGCGCACGGGGAGGTCCGCTGCCGCTGTGCCGACTGCGGCGCCCACGTCGCGGGCTGGCAGGGCTACTCGCTCACCGGCTGGTGCGCGAACTGCGGCAGCTACGAGGTCGAGCCGCTGGCGCCGGCGAGCACCCCGGTCGCCGCGCCGTGCGCCCGGACGCCCGCCGCGCTGAGCGCCATGCGGCGCCTCGCGCGTCAGCGCGCGCGGACGGCGGGGCCGGGCGCCGTGCCCGCCACGATGCGGTAGACGCCGCCGCGGTCGACGGTCAGGCGGTAGCCGCCGTCGCGACGCAGCTTCACGCTGCGCAGCGTGCGCCAGGTGCCCGCCGCGCTGCGGCGCTGGACGCGCACGCGGCCCGACGCCGGGCGCGGGGCGACGGTCCCCCGCAGCCACGCCTCGCGGACCGACGCGGCGCCGGCCTCGGCGCCCCCACCGGCTTGCGTGGTGTCCTTGGCCTCCTTCTCGGGCTCCATCGGCTCGTCGGGCCTGGGGTCGGCCTTCGGCGTCGCGGTCGCGCCGATGGTCGTGAACGTCGCCCACGTGTCGTTGAGGCCGAGCCTGGCGCGCAGCACCGGGCCGGTGGTCGTCGTCGTCCCGCCGGTGCCCACGACCTGCGCGCGCACGACGCGCGGGGAGACGCCGCGCTTGAGGACCTTGATCGCCTTGAAGGAGCCCTTGACCAGGCCGCCGAGCTTGCGCCGCGCCTGGGCGGGCGTCATCTGCAGCTGCCAGCGGTGCTTGGGCGAGACCGAGTCGAACGGGTCGTCGACGCCCTTGAGCCACGGCTTGGGGATCGCGCCGATGAAGGAGAACTCGACGTTCTCGGTCTTGCCGCCCGAGGTCGAGAAGAAGAACGTCGTGACGGGCTGGCCGCCGTAGGTGACGACCTGGCCGGCGGTCTCGCGCGTCGCGCGGTCCGTCGAGGGGAACTCGGCCGCGACGCCCTTGTACATCTGCGAGCGCACGTCGGCGTACTGGTCCCAGCCGTCGCCGCCCTTCGTCGTCGTCAGCGCGTAGGAGCGCGCGGCGACCGCCTGGGCCTTGAGCGCCTCGTTGGGCCAGGAGGCCGGCGACTCGGCGCTGATGACGCCGCGCACGTAGTCCTCCATCCCGACCGCGTTGATCGCGTTGAGCCCGCCGCCCGCGGGGCGCAGCTCGAGGGCGCCGCGGTAGCGACCGTTCGACGTCCCGTTCTGCGCACCGCCGAGCAGGCGGACCGCGCCGCCGCCGGCGGGCGCGACGCGCAGCGGCGCGTCGAAGGTCCCCATGGACTTCCCGGACGCGCTCAGCAGCCGCACGCGGCCGGCGGCCTGGCGGGCGCCGTAGGTGCGCGACGCGGAGAGCTTCTTCGACCCGGCCGCGACGGCGCCGCTGAAGCGCACGGTGCCCTTGCCCTGCTGGAGCAGGACGCGGACGTCGGGCTCCGGCGCGACCTTCGAGAGGTCGGTGGTCGTGTAGTAGTGCTTGAGGATCCGGTCGAAGGTCCAGCCCTGCTGCGCGAAGCCCAGCGCGCCGTACTGGCTCATGCCGATGCCGTGGCCGAAGCCGCCGCCCTTGATGACCAGGCGGGTCGCGCCGTGGGCGGGCGCGGCGGCGCCCGCCGCGAGCAGGGCGGCGCCGAGGACGGAGGCGGAGAGGGTGCTGCTGCGCATGCGCATGTGGAGACACCATCGGCGCCGCAGGGTTGCGGCTCCAGGGCTGGGCGTCATGTGCCGGACGGGTGGGTAGGGGTCCATGTCGTGGCGAGCCGGCGTGCGAGTGACCTCTTCGTCGAGTGCCTGGAGGCCGAGGGCGTGCGCTACGTCTTCGGCATCCCGGGTGAGGAGACCCTCGACCTCAACGAGTCGCTGGCCAACTCGTCGGTCTCGTTCGTCCCTGTTCGACACGAGCAGGGCGGGGCCTACATGGCCGACATGCACGGGCGCCTCACCGGCCGCGCCGGCGTGTGCCTCGGGACGCTCGGTCCCGGCGCGATGAACCTCGTCACCGCGGTCGGCGACGCGTTCCTGGACCGCGCGCCGCTCGTCGCCCTCACGGGCCAGGCCGACCTCGAGCGCATGCACAAGGAGAGCCACCAGTACATCGACCTGGTGGAGCTCATGCGGCCGATCACCAAGTGGAACGCGCGCGTGACCGCGCCGGAGATCGTCCCCGAGGTCGTGCGCAAGGCGTTCAAGGTCGCCGAGTCCGAGAAGCCGGGGGCGACGCACCTCGAGCTGCCCGAGGACGTCATGGCCCAGGAGGTCGACGGCGTCCCGCTGCCGCGCCGCCGGCCGGTGAAGCCGGAGCCCGCGGCGCGGGAGCTGCTCAAGGCGGCCGACCTCATCCGCAACGCGATCAACCCGGTCGCGCTGGCGGGCAACGGCGTCGTGCGGGCGGGCGCCGCGCCCGCGCTGCGCGAGTTCGTCCGCGCCACCGGCATCAGCGTCGCCGAGACCTTCATGGGCAAGGGCGTCATGGACTACACCGACCCGAAGGCGCTGGGGACAGTGGGCCTGCAGGCGCGCGACTACGCGATGGCGGGCTTCGAGGACGCCGACGTCGTCATCGCGATCGGCTACGACCTCGTCGAGCACGCGCCGAAGCACTGGAACCCGCGGGGCGACAAGACGATCGTCTGCATCGACGCGGTGGCCGCGGAGGTCGACGAGCACTTCATGCCGGAGGTCGAGCTCGTCGGCGACCTCTACCACGTGCTCACCCGGCTGGCGGAGGAGTGCCGCGACGTCCCCCACTCGGGCGGCTCGCACCGGCTGCGCGACGTCGTGCTCGGGCGCTTCGAGGCCGCCAAGCAGGACGACGCGTTCCCGATGCAGCCGCCGCGCGTGCTGTGGGAGATCCGCCAGGCGCTGGGCCGCGAGGACGTCCTGATCTCGGACGTCGGCCTGCACAAGCTGTGGATCGGGCGGATGTTCCCGGCCCACGAGCCCAACACGGTCATGATCGCCAACGGCCTGGCGGGGATGGGCTTCGCCGTGCCGTGTGCGGTCGCCGCGAAGCTCGTGCACCCCGACCGCAAGGTCGTCACCGTCAACGGCGACGGCGGCTTCCTCATGAACTGCCAGGAGCTCGAGACCGCGATGCGGCTGCGCACGCCGTTCGTGAACGTCGTCTGGGAGAACCGGCAGTTCGGCTCCATCGTCTGGAAGCAGGACCGCAAGTTCGGCGAGCACTTCGGGACGGACTTCACGAACCCCGACTTCGTGAAGCTCGCCGAGGCGTTCGGCATGCCCGGCTTCCGGTGCGAGAGCGCCGAGGACTTCGGCAAGCACCTGCGCCACGCGCTCACCCTCGACGTCCCGTCGCTCGTCGTCGTGCCGATCGACTACTCGATCGACGTCGCGATCGCGCAGGAGCTCGGGACCGAGACGGTCAGCACGTAGGCACCCGCGTCGGTCGCGGTCCTCCTGGGCAGGATGGGGACATGGCAGCGACGGCATCGGAGCAGGAGCGGCGGGTCCTCGAGGCGGTCCCCAGCGGGCTCTACATCGGGGGCGAGTGGCGCGACGCGACGGGCGGCGGGCGCCTGGGCGTCGAGGACCCCTCGACGGGCGAGACGATCCACGAGATCGCCGACGGCCAGGCCCAGGACGCCGACGCGGCGCTGGCGGCCGCGCACGAGGCGTTCAGGACCTGGCGCCACACCCCGCCGCGGGAGCGCAGCGACGTCCTGCGCCGCGCCTACGACCTGATCACGGAGCGCACGGACGACCTCGCGCTGCTCATGACGCTCGAGATGGGCAAGCCCATCGCCGAGTCCAAGGCCGAGATCGCCTACGGCGCGAACTTCTTGCGCTGGTACGCCGAGGAGGCGGTGCGCATCGACGGGCGCTTCACGCCCAACGAGACCGGCGTCGGACGGGTGCTGACCATGCGCCAGCCCGTCGGCCCGTGCGTCTTCATCACGCCGTGGAACTTCCCGCTGGCCATGGGCACGCGGAAGATCGGCCCGGCGCTGGCGGCGGGCTGCACGGTCGTGGTCAAGCCGGCCAAGCAGACGCCGCTGTCGATGCTCGCGCTCGCGCAGGTGCTCGAGGAGGCCGGGCTGCCCGGCGGCGTCGTCAACGTCCTCACCGCGAAGTCCTCGGGCGAGGTCATGGAGCCGCTCATCAAGGACCCGCGCACGCGCAAGCTGTCCTTCACCGGCTCGACCGAGGTCGGGCGCAAGCTCATGGAGCAGGCCTCCGAGCAGGTCCTGCGCGTGTCCATGGAGCTCGGCGGCAACGCCCCGTTCCTCGTCTTCGCCGACGCCGACCTCGACAAGGTCGTCGAGGGCGCGCTCGTGGCGAAGATGCGCAACGGCGGCGAGGCGTGCACGTCGGCCAACCGCTTCCACGTCCACGAGTCGATCGCCGGCGCGTTCGCCGAGAAGCTCGCGGCCGCCATCGGCGACCTGAAGGTCGGCCGCGGCACGGAGCCCGACGTGAAGGTCGGCCCGCTCATCGACGAGTCCCAGCGCGAGACGGTCGAGGAGCTCGTCGACGACGCGACGTCCAAGGGCGCGCGGGTGGCGACGGGCGGCTCGCGCCTGGATGGCGGCGGCTACTTCTTCCAGCCGACGGTGCTGGCCGACGTGCCCGACGACGCCCGCCTGCTGCGGGAGGAGATCTTCGGCCCGGTCGCGCCGATCACGACGTTCTCCTCCGACGAGGAGGCGGTGCAGAAGGCCAACGCGACCGAGTACGGCCTGGTCGCCTACGTCTACACGCAGGACGTCGACCGCGCCTTCCGCGTCATCGAGGAGCTCGAGACGGGCATGGTCGGCTTCAACCAGGGCATGGTCTCCAACGCCGGCGCGCCGTTCGGCGGCGTCAAGCAGTCGGGCTTCGGTCGCGAGGGCGGCCCCGAGGGCCTGCACGAGTACCTCGAGACGAAGTACGTCGCGATGAACGTGGGCGTGCCGCCGACCTAGCTCAGACGTGGAAAGTGCCAGGCACTTTCCACCTGCCGTCCACGACCGGCGGGCATTGCGACGTGTGTCGTCACAATGCCCGCCGAATGCGTCTCCGCCGGAGGTTGTCCCTCACCGTGCTCAGCGCGGTCCTCGCCCTGCTCGCCAGCGTCCCCGTCGCCAGCGCCCAGCTCACGCCCGCCCCGGTCGACACGACGTTCGCCGAGCCCGCCGCACACACCGGCGCCACCGGCCGCAGCGCCATGCCCGGCCCCTGGGTCGTCCGCGGCGACCGTGGCGCCAAGGGCACCGGCAAGGGGTGGCAGGACGGCAGCTTCGCCGGCCGCGTCGTCCAGCTGCCCTACTCGCCCAACGCCAGCCGCATCACCGGCCCGCCCGGCATCCGCTCCTACCGCGGCAGCGTCGCCTGGTACCGCACGCGCATCCGCGTGGCCAAGAGCGGCGAGTACGCGATCCGCTTCGAGTCCGTCCACCACCACGCGACGGTCTTCCTCGACGGCAAGGAGATCGCCAGGCACACCGGCGTCTACCTGCCCTTCGAGCGCAAGGTCCGCCTGGAGGCCGACCGCCCGGCGACGCTCGTCGTCCGCGCCGACTACCGCGACCCCTACGAGCAGAAGCGCACGGGCTGGCACCGCACGTGGTTCAACTTCGGCGGCATCAACCGCGAGGTGACGATCCGCCCGGTCGGCGACAGCGAGGTCTCCGACCCGGAGATCCACACGACGCTCACCGACGCGGGCGCCGCGCGCGTCGAGGTCGGCGTCCACGTCACCAACCGCAGCGCGGAGGACCGGGAGCTGCCGGTGGTCGGCGTCCTGCGCCGGGGCGAGGCGTCGATCCCGGTGCAGTTCCCCAAGCTCCTGGTGCCCGCCGGCCAGACGATCCTCGTGGAGGGCCGCGCCGACGTGCCCGACCCGGCGCTGTGGCAGCCCGGCTCGCCCCAGCTCTACGACCTCGACCTCGCCGTCCCCGGCGAGTCGGCCTACACCATGCGCGTCGGCCTGCGCGAGCTCACGTGGAAGGGCTCGCGGATGCAGCTCAACGGCCGCCCGCTCAAGCTCCACGGCGCCTCGATCCACGAGGACGTCAAGGGCCGCGGCGACGCGCTGGCGCCCGCCGACATGGACGGGATCGTGACCTCGCTGCAGCGCATCAACGCCAACTCGACGCGCTCCCAGCACCCGCTCAACCCGGCGCTCCTCGAGCGCTTGGACGCGGCGGGCATCCTCGTCTGGCTCGGCCTGGGCCCGATCGACGCGCCCGGCTCGTGGACGTCGAAGACGCCGGCGCAGGCGCGCCGGGCCCGCGAGCGCGTGCGCGAGACGTTCGCCCAGTCCCAGCCGCACCCGTCGATCATCGCCTGGAACCTCGCCAACGAGATCGCCGGCAACGGCCGCCAGGACGGCCAGGTCCAGTACATCTCGGAGATGGGCGACTGGCTGCACCGCCGCGACCCCGGCCGCATGACCGCGGTCGACGTCTGGGGCACCCACCCGCCGCGCGAGGGCCAGCTCGGCCCGGTGTACCGCCACCTCGACGCGATCGCCGTGACGAACTACGTCGGGTGGTACGAGATCCCGCTCGCTCCCCGGGCGACGGTGGCCGCGAAGATCCGCACGACGACCGACGACTTCCTCACCACCTTCCGCAGCAAGGTGACGGTCATCAGCGAGTTCGGCGCGGAGGCCAACACGCACAACCCCTCCAGCCGGCCGGGCGGCTTCGCGT
The DNA window shown above is from Conexibacter sp. SYSU D00693 and carries:
- a CDS encoding ATP-binding protein; translation: MLAPAGSPEPALDDLATLAARLADAPIALVAVAGVPHGWHVEGVLGDERDRDERAAALAVCAALEVHDAPLALTDTAHEPGLREVAAGLRAVAAVPVLGAAGERLGSLCVLDRVRRTFVPGALEDLARLARHVREHVELRLALRVAAEGRAQVQAFVEHMPGLMSLYDRDGHLVMANAAFAEALGRPLAEALGHHVDELLPHSRTPAVAERRRAMVQHGQTSTAEEVHRRSDGKMRTYAVTRFPVADGYGTVAVDVTDVRDAEHQLAGLHSRLADLQRTEALARLAGGVAHEVNTHLTVIAGSAELIAADAGQAGVRHDAEQIIASVGRTRDLTRRLESLSRRGHVQLDELDLRDLAAAAVADVPARVLSVFTTPPDPVLVHGDPDQLLRALREVVGNAVEALPVGGGNLSVEVSRGVRDGEGKDFGLIRVSDDGRGIPDVLLERAFDPFVTTKDAGPHLGLGLATAHAIVLAAGGALLLDSVEGVGTSATVVLPLACCAAPERPAALGPPGARRDRAASPVLVVDDEPAIVRLVERVLADQGYDVRTATTAEGALAVAEAVPGLRLVLTDVVLGDESGTELAGELARRRPGLEVAFMSGYVDGQGLEHEGRAAGQERFLAKPFEVRQLVALVDRLVL
- a CDS encoding RNA polymerase sigma factor; the protein is MAISEAISVRRATGWDEPAFEDLHRRHGAAVQRLCLALLRDPEEAADAAQETWLRALQRLQAGGEVLAMRPWLLQVARNACADRAGALGARPVALEDPDLLEATALDPEAALVARADLRDLVADLRTLSEAQRTAFVLRELTGLEYGAVARRLDVRLEQAQWLVADARKALTERRAGRAMPCGEVRRQLGALRRRDRRVRAHLDACTPCLGFDRSRRARALHTRCVTPVLGLLGWARELGSRGVAAASTSPDVLAAGSSARPVAAAVAALALAGGGMAATTDRDAPRDSTRTAQVAEVAPARAAAAPTIRLRATGADGPRRRARATAAARRADARDGDTPRTRAVGRATPTPPADDRPTRLPLDGQTTAAVVPEVQPPTPPAAETPASTPAGDTLRTVSSTVDTVVRGTLGEAVVPVVAQVEARVGEVVGGVRQLLDALDRPQGTR
- a CDS encoding SpoIID/LytB domain-containing protein yields the protein MRMRSSTLSASVLGAALLAAGAAAPAHGATRLVIKGGGFGHGIGMSQYGALGFAQQGWTFDRILKHYYTTTDLSKVAPEPDVRVLLQQGKGTVRFSGAVAAGSKKLSASRTYGARQAAGRVRLLSASGKSMGTFDAPLRVAPAGGGAVRLLGGAQNGTSNGRYRGALELRPAGGGLNAINAVGMEDYVRGVISAESPASWPNEALKAQAVAARSYALTTTKGGDGWDQYADVRSQMYKGVAAEFPSTDRATRETAGQVVTYGGQPVTTFFFSTSGGKTENVEFSFIGAIPKPWLKGVDDPFDSVSPKHRWQLQMTPAQARRKLGGLVKGSFKAIKVLKRGVSPRVVRAQVVGTGGTTTTTGPVLRARLGLNDTWATFTTIGATATPKADPRPDEPMEPEKEAKDTTQAGGGAEAGAASVREAWLRGTVAPRPASGRVRVQRRSAAGTWRTLRSVKLRRDGGYRLTVDRGGVYRIVAGTAPGPAVRAR
- a CDS encoding acetolactate synthase large subunit — translated: MASRRASDLFVECLEAEGVRYVFGIPGEETLDLNESLANSSVSFVPVRHEQGGAYMADMHGRLTGRAGVCLGTLGPGAMNLVTAVGDAFLDRAPLVALTGQADLERMHKESHQYIDLVELMRPITKWNARVTAPEIVPEVVRKAFKVAESEKPGATHLELPEDVMAQEVDGVPLPRRRPVKPEPAARELLKAADLIRNAINPVALAGNGVVRAGAAPALREFVRATGISVAETFMGKGVMDYTDPKALGTVGLQARDYAMAGFEDADVVIAIGYDLVEHAPKHWNPRGDKTIVCIDAVAAEVDEHFMPEVELVGDLYHVLTRLAEECRDVPHSGGSHRLRDVVLGRFEAAKQDDAFPMQPPRVLWEIRQALGREDVLISDVGLHKLWIGRMFPAHEPNTVMIANGLAGMGFAVPCAVAAKLVHPDRKVVTVNGDGGFLMNCQELETAMRLRTPFVNVVWENRQFGSIVWKQDRKFGEHFGTDFTNPDFVKLAEAFGMPGFRCESAEDFGKHLRHALTLDVPSLVVVPIDYSIDVAIAQELGTETVST
- a CDS encoding NAD-dependent succinate-semialdehyde dehydrogenase; amino-acid sequence: MAATASEQERRVLEAVPSGLYIGGEWRDATGGGRLGVEDPSTGETIHEIADGQAQDADAALAAAHEAFRTWRHTPPRERSDVLRRAYDLITERTDDLALLMTLEMGKPIAESKAEIAYGANFLRWYAEEAVRIDGRFTPNETGVGRVLTMRQPVGPCVFITPWNFPLAMGTRKIGPALAAGCTVVVKPAKQTPLSMLALAQVLEEAGLPGGVVNVLTAKSSGEVMEPLIKDPRTRKLSFTGSTEVGRKLMEQASEQVLRVSMELGGNAPFLVFADADLDKVVEGALVAKMRNGGEACTSANRFHVHESIAGAFAEKLAAAIGDLKVGRGTEPDVKVGPLIDESQRETVEELVDDATSKGARVATGGSRLDGGGYFFQPTVLADVPDDARLLREEIFGPVAPITTFSSDEEAVQKANATEYGLVAYVYTQDVDRAFRVIEELETGMVGFNQGMVSNAGAPFGGVKQSGFGREGGPEGLHEYLETKYVAMNVGVPPT